Within Deltaproteobacteria bacterium CG11_big_fil_rev_8_21_14_0_20_42_23, the genomic segment CAGCGTATTTATATATAATCTGTCATTTTGAAGCAAATCAAGGGCATCTCTATGACGCATGTACTTGTATAGCTTCACTCAAAACCCTCTCGCATAGAGTTATTGCAATAAAGATGAAATCCTCTTAACTTTCCCAAAATCCGAAAAAGAAAACAATCATGAAAAACATCTCTCTTTCCAAATCCGATTTTGCAATCGCACTTTACATATACAATTTATCACTTATGTTAGAAACGGTCTCTCAGCGGTGATGAGTGTGAATTTTGTTGTTAGGGGAAATTGGTAGCTTTGGTTTGAGAAGACCATATAATTCAGCAGTACTTCTTTCTACCAATTTAACAATAACCTATCTGAAACAACTTCTGACTCCAAAGTTTTATCCTTCAATTGAAAGCGTCGAAGCATTGATCGACCACAATTCACATATTCACAACGCTTAAATAATTTTTTAGGGATTTCAATATCACACACTTCTAAGCCCGACTTTTTAGTCCCATCAATAGAAAGTAAAATAAATATTCCTTTACTTGTTGCCTTTTCAATAGCAGTGAATAATCTTTCTAAAGAAAAACTTTGTGCGCCATACAAAATAGTCTGACTGTGAACATAAGGAGGATCGCAATAAATTACATCTCCTCTTTTTGCCTGATCAAAGAGAACTTCAAAATCGGCATGATACACCTCAACATTTTTAATTCTATTATTCCAAAGGTTTGCTCTCATTTCAAAAGATAATGGAGATATTGGATCGTGTACTCCACAGGGTGTGCTTATCGCACCATCAGCTTTTCTAAATCTAAGGACGCCACCGTAGCAAGATCGCGAAATAAATAACAAGTCTTTAGGGTTTGGGTTTTGATTATAGGAGTCACGAATTTTTTCGAATGCTTTTATTTTTCCAAACTCATCTATTAATTGAAAATTTGATTTATACCAATCTATTACTATTTGGGGATTTTTACTTAATGTATCCCACAGCTCG encodes:
- a CDS encoding DNA methyltransferase → MQQTQLFSEKKIVLQDKVVPFKTQFLKWVGNKQRFAHEIISYFPDNFKNYYEPFIGSGAVLGTLAPKKGFAGDLLKPLAELWDTLSKNPQIVIDWYKSNFQLIDEFGKIKAFEKIRDSYNQNPNPKDLLFISRSCYGGVLRFRKADGAISTPCGVHDPISPLSFEMRANLWNNRIKNVEVYHADFEVLFDQAKRGDVIYCDPPYVHSQTILYGAQSFSLERLFTAIEKATSKGIFILLSIDGTKKSGLEVCDIEIPKKLFKRCEYVNCGRSMLRRFQLKDKTLESEVVSDRLLLNW